A genomic region of Chryseobacterium sp. KACC 21268 contains the following coding sequences:
- a CDS encoding alpha/beta hydrolase, whose product MTISCSKNESSKSVDSKSGDTLNISTLKPSGPAPEWGKTIKPEMQAVIEKLASYGDKPIETLTPEEARKNHTPTNAVMDLVKENNIAVPAPKVDTTGVNIKIAGGKIHARVYTPKTGRESYPIIVYYHGGGFVIADLDVYNASAQGLAEQTESVVVSVAYRLAPENKFPTAHNDAFAAYEWVIKNAATIKGDPKKIAVVGESAGGNLATNVSIMARDKKIMTPLHQVLIYPIAQSDMNTTSYTKYAGAKPLNKPMMEWFTKHYLNNMNEAKDPRISLINANLKGLPPTTIITAEIDPLHDDGTMLADKLSAAGVKVNSKNYEGVTHEFYGMAIVVPQAKEAQAYAAEQLKAALK is encoded by the coding sequence ATGACAATATCCTGCTCAAAAAATGAATCTTCAAAATCTGTTGATTCCAAATCCGGAGATACACTAAATATCTCTACTCTAAAACCATCCGGACCAGCACCGGAATGGGGAAAAACGATCAAACCTGAAATGCAGGCTGTCATCGAAAAGCTAGCCAGCTATGGCGACAAACCCATTGAAACTCTTACTCCTGAAGAAGCTCGAAAAAACCATACGCCCACAAATGCTGTTATGGATCTTGTAAAAGAAAATAATATTGCCGTTCCAGCACCTAAGGTTGATACAACAGGAGTTAATATAAAAATTGCAGGCGGTAAAATTCACGCAAGAGTTTATACACCGAAAACCGGCAGAGAATCATACCCAATTATCGTTTACTATCATGGTGGAGGCTTCGTCATTGCGGATCTTGATGTTTACAATGCATCAGCTCAGGGATTAGCAGAGCAGACTGAATCAGTAGTGGTATCTGTTGCTTATCGTTTAGCTCCGGAAAATAAATTTCCAACAGCACATAATGATGCTTTTGCAGCCTACGAATGGGTAATTAAAAATGCCGCAACAATTAAAGGTGATCCTAAAAAAATTGCGGTGGTTGGTGAAAGTGCAGGAGGAAATCTTGCCACTAATGTATCAATTATGGCAAGAGACAAAAAAATTATGACTCCACTACATCAGGTTCTTATCTATCCGATTGCACAATCTGACATGAATACTACATCATATACCAAATACGCTGGTGCAAAACCTCTGAACAAACCGATGATGGAATGGTTTACAAAACATTACCTCAATAATATGAATGAAGCGAAAGACCCGAGGATTTCCCTAATTAATGCAAATCTAAAAGGTCTTCCCCCAACAACGATTATTACCGCGGAGATCGACCCGCTACATGATGACGGAACGATGTTGGCTGACAAGCTTTCTGCTGCAGGAGTAAAGGTGAACAGCAAAAACTACGAAGGTGTCACTCACGAATTTTACGGAATGGCGATCGTGGTACCACAGGCAAAAGAAGCTCAGGCTTATGCTGCTGAACAACTGAAAGCTGCTCTTAAATAA
- a CDS encoding alpha-ketoglutarate-dependent dioxygenase AlkB, with protein sequence MPWEQRIQKMYDKMVITPRLTAWYGDSKDNESADNNTSNTNSWTPELITLKERIEKEFGYRFNGVLLNLYRDNNDSVAWHRDKESRYGKRPVIASISLGETRNFDFRKKEHHQSKYSLPLTNGSLLIMKGDLQEHWEHRIAKSTILMKERINLTFRLIRDL encoded by the coding sequence GTGCCCTGGGAACAACGTATTCAGAAAATGTATGATAAGATGGTTATAACGCCAAGGTTAACAGCTTGGTACGGGGATTCAAAAGACAACGAGTCAGCAGATAATAATACATCAAACACCAACTCCTGGACCCCGGAGTTGATAACTTTAAAAGAAAGAATAGAAAAAGAATTCGGTTACCGGTTTAATGGTGTTCTATTAAATCTTTATCGTGACAACAATGATTCAGTTGCCTGGCACCGGGATAAAGAGAGCAGGTATGGAAAGCGCCCAGTGATCGCCTCTATCAGTTTAGGCGAAACAAGAAACTTTGATTTCAGAAAAAAGGAACATCATCAGAGCAAATACAGCCTGCCACTTACAAACGGATCCCTTCTCATTATGAAAGGTGATCTGCAGGAACATTGGGAACATCGGATCGCTAAATCTACAATACTTATGAAAGAGAGAATTAATCTGACATTTCGTTTGATCCGTGATCTGTAA
- a CDS encoding Crp/Fnr family transcriptional regulator — MEELIEYILQFGNLNKQQIDLIAGKAKELKLSKENYFSEAGKIPRQVGFLVDGVVRGCYYNNKGEEITRCFITENSLIADYINFKANTVSTEYLQACTDCKLILFSNDDWDELTHTIVGWDNIKNKMVQKCLYQKSRKSPVISEDATTRYLEFMNNHPSLINRIPLTYIASYLGVTQQSLSRIRKNIR; from the coding sequence ATGGAAGAATTGATAGAATATATTTTGCAATTTGGCAACTTGAACAAACAGCAAATTGACCTTATTGCAGGCAAAGCTAAAGAGTTAAAACTTTCGAAAGAAAACTATTTTTCCGAAGCGGGAAAAATTCCCCGACAAGTCGGTTTCCTTGTGGACGGCGTTGTTCGTGGTTGTTATTACAATAACAAAGGTGAAGAAATTACCCGATGTTTCATAACTGAAAATAGCCTTATAGCTGACTATATTAATTTTAAAGCTAATACAGTATCTACTGAATATTTGCAGGCTTGTACTGATTGTAAACTGATCTTATTTTCAAACGATGATTGGGATGAGCTTACTCATACCATTGTGGGTTGGGATAATATCAAAAACAAAATGGTTCAAAAATGCCTTTATCAAAAATCGAGAAAAAGTCCTGTAATTTCAGAAGATGCTACTACTCGGTATCTTGAATTTATGAATAATCATCCATCCCTTATCAATAGAATACCTTTAACTTATATTGCATCTTATTTAGGAGTTACTCAACAATCATTAAGCAGAATTAGAAAAAATATACGTTAG
- a CDS encoding PA2169 family four-helix-bundle protein → MNNDKTISVLNDLLNITNDRIAGFSKVEDKVWETHSDLKSAYDDLKSAYDDMVSRSTDMKNDLINLINTKGGEADNSTSVSGAFHRAWIDVKNTFATDKDESTLENVVFGEKAAIDAYQDALDSGDLCPESTTLILDQLHHLKASYAKFETLESIS, encoded by the coding sequence ATGAACAATGACAAAACAATTTCAGTACTCAACGATTTACTGAATATTACGAATGACAGAATTGCAGGCTTTTCAAAAGTAGAAGATAAAGTTTGGGAAACACACTCTGATTTAAAATCAGCTTACGATGATTTAAAATCAGCTTACGATGATATGGTTTCAAGATCTACAGATATGAAAAACGATCTAATCAACCTTATCAATACAAAAGGTGGAGAAGCTGATAACTCAACAAGTGTGTCTGGGGCTTTTCACAGAGCTTGGATCGATGTTAAAAATACCTTTGCAACCGATAAAGATGAATCAACACTTGAGAATGTAGTATTTGGAGAAAAAGCAGCAATAGATGCTTACCAGGACGCGTTGGACAGTGGAGACCTATGCCCTGAAAGTACCACACTAATCTTAGACCAGCTCCATCACCTTAAGGCTTCCTATGCTAAATTTGAAACTTTGGAAAGCATCAGCTAA
- a CDS encoding SDR family NAD(P)-dependent oxidoreductase: MKSALITGANKGIGLATARELLQNEYFVYIGCRDIQKGEVAVNDLLASGFGNIKAIELDVTNSKSILSAKNIIEKEQGKLDVLINNAGISGGFPQSALTATLEQFYSVFATNLFGVVSVTQIFVELLKKSEQPRIVNVSTAMASITIASNPESPTNEFKTSVYQSSKAALNMYTVNLAYELRDSSKFKINMVCPGYTQTDFTGHQGTSTPELAGKRIAKYAMIDEKGPTGKFISEEYFPEPASCPW; this comes from the coding sequence ATGAAATCAGCATTAATCACAGGGGCTAATAAAGGTATTGGTTTAGCCACAGCAAGAGAGTTATTACAAAATGAATATTTTGTTTACATTGGTTGTAGAGATATTCAGAAAGGAGAAGTAGCAGTAAATGATCTATTAGCAAGTGGGTTTGGAAATATAAAAGCTATTGAATTAGATGTTACCAATTCAAAATCTATTTTATCAGCTAAAAACATCATTGAAAAGGAACAAGGTAAATTAGATGTTTTGATAAATAATGCAGGAATTTCTGGTGGTTTTCCACAATCAGCACTTACTGCCACATTGGAACAATTCTATTCAGTATTTGCAACTAATCTATTTGGAGTAGTAAGTGTAACGCAAATATTTGTTGAGTTACTAAAAAAATCAGAACAACCTCGAATTGTAAATGTAAGTACTGCTATGGCTTCAATTACAATTGCTTCTAATCCAGAAAGTCCCACAAATGAATTTAAAACATCGGTATATCAATCAAGTAAAGCAGCATTAAATATGTACACTGTAAATCTTGCGTATGAACTTCGTGACAGTAGTAAATTTAAAATAAATATGGTTTGCCCAGGTTATACCCAAACTGATTTTACAGGACATCAAGGTACAAGTACTCCTGAACTAGCAGGAAAACGAATTGCTAAATATGCTATGATTGACGAAAAGGGACCAACAGGAAAGTTTATTAGCGAAGAATACTTTCCAGAACCTGCAAGTTGTCCTTGGTAA
- a CDS encoding helix-turn-helix domain-containing protein, translated as MSKFSDNITFLRGKKNMTQQELADLLILTRSRYVAYEYGRSEPPSEILIRISKFYNISIDLLLTVDVRKFSIDEIIELPDNRIVLPIRVDQDGNDQIEIIPQKASMGYLNGYGDPEYIESLETISLPFLKGGKFRAFPADGDSMPPYKNGTYIVGKYVENLSDLKTDRTYVFITTNDGISYKRFQFHEADGIWVKADNQFYEPYKIPLPEIKEIWEFACSINTKEYEPDEFSEHHIQNFIKEIKTDIKQIKSKIVD; from the coding sequence ATGTCGAAATTCTCTGATAATATCACGTTTTTGAGAGGTAAGAAAAATATGACGCAGCAAGAGCTGGCGGATCTGTTAATTCTAACCCGATCCAGATATGTCGCGTATGAATATGGAAGATCAGAACCTCCGAGTGAAATATTGATTAGAATTTCAAAATTCTATAATATCAGCATCGACCTTTTGTTAACGGTAGATGTCAGAAAATTTTCTATAGACGAAATTATAGAACTTCCCGATAATAGAATCGTTCTTCCTATTAGAGTTGATCAGGATGGAAATGATCAGATTGAGATTATTCCACAAAAAGCTTCTATGGGTTACTTAAACGGCTATGGAGATCCGGAATACATAGAAAGTCTGGAGACCATATCGTTACCATTCTTGAAAGGTGGTAAGTTCAGGGCATTCCCCGCTGACGGAGATTCAATGCCACCCTATAAGAATGGAACCTACATCGTAGGGAAGTATGTCGAAAATCTTTCGGATCTGAAAACAGACAGAACTTATGTTTTCATCACAACCAATGATGGTATCAGTTACAAAAGATTTCAGTTTCACGAAGCAGATGGTATTTGGGTTAAGGCTGACAATCAATTTTATGAGCCGTACAAAATTCCATTGCCTGAGATCAAAGAGATCTGGGAATTTGCATGCAGTATCAATACAAAAGAATATGAGCCTGATGAATTCTCAGAACATCATATTCAAAATTTTATCAAAGAGATCAAAACCGATATAAAGCAAATCAAATCAAAAATTGTAGATTAG
- a CDS encoding T9SS type A sorting domain-containing protein produces the protein MIFIMVLSGTGIVKSQTTLSAGDILITSFDATKTVTDDKFSFVALKDLQPNTVIYFTDRGYFGNNTWQSANGGTEGSISWSLGSDNVTAGTEVVIQSLSAKVNNVAKGTVASIAGSNANGLSLSSPSGDQIIAFQGGAGNPAASGVTMIGGFHWNYCPIDYYSVHTTDTSWDTIGINSACSAGPSSSNMPPGLNASSAFWVGFFKPTPPATNIQNYTKGQFNGAGAPFSSLAALKAAILNRNNWTALKYDDPTVVNVPTGYSFYSACTAPAITSQPSASTICAGVTTTFTVAANNATGYQWQVDQGAGFINISNNSQYSGTTTATLTITGATAAFNGYIYRLIATGTCAPVAVSNGATLTVNSSPSVNSQPSSKTICAGSNTTFSAVFSNATGYQWQVDQGAGFINISNETPYSGATTATLTITGATAALNGYAYRVVATGSCSPAATSNSATLTVNSAPAITSQPSAGTICAGATTTFTATASNATGYQWQVDQGAGFINISNGAPYSGATSSTLTITGATSALNGYAYRVVATGSCSPAATSNSATLTVNSAPAITSQPSARTVCAGSNTTFSAVFSNATGYQWQVDQGAGFINISNGAPYSGATTGTLTITGATSALNGYAYRVVATGACSPAATSNSATLTVNSVPAIASQPSARTICAGSNTTFSAVFNNATGYQWQVDQGAGFINISNVAPYSGATSSTLTITGATSALNGYAYRVVATGSCSPAATSNSATLTVNSAPAITSQPSARTVCAGSNTTFSAVFSNATGYQWQVDQGAGFINISNGTLYSGATTGTLTITEATAGLNGYAYRVVATGACSPAATSNSATLTVNSAPAITSQPSAGTICAGATTTFTATASNATGYQWQVDQGAGFINISNGAPYSGATSSTLTITGATAGLNGYLYRVVASGVCAPTATSNSVALTVSSVSASATKNNVSCNGGSNGSITLTPSGGTAPYTYNWGGGILTKDRAGLTAGTYTVTVKDANGCTGNVSVTITEPTALVATAGSQTNVSCNGSATGSATVNVTGGTGLYSYSWSPSGGTAATANGLAAGPYLVTVTDANGCQTTQSFTITQADVVNAPTGITTQTFNSGDTLSVLIVNGQGIKWYATATDATDHINALPMTTLIVNNKSYYATQTIGGCESKTSLAVLAYNDTLGVNNPSSNIKLQIYPNPVNDILHFSGEDKITKIVIMSIDGKKISERTMSNERKLNVHTLIQGTYLINIFTDKGVQTIKFVKK, from the coding sequence ATGATTTTTATAATGGTGCTTAGTGGAACCGGCATTGTAAAATCTCAGACAACGCTATCAGCTGGAGATATTTTAATCACTTCCTTTGATGCAACTAAAACAGTTACTGACGATAAGTTTTCCTTTGTAGCTTTAAAAGATCTTCAACCTAATACAGTTATTTATTTTACCGACAGAGGGTATTTCGGAAATAATACTTGGCAGTCCGCTAATGGCGGAACTGAAGGCTCAATTTCCTGGTCTTTGGGAAGTGATAATGTGACAGCTGGTACAGAGGTGGTTATTCAAAGTTTAAGTGCCAAAGTCAATAATGTTGCAAAAGGCACAGTAGCTTCCATTGCGGGAAGTAATGCCAATGGTCTGTCATTATCATCACCATCTGGAGATCAAATTATAGCGTTTCAGGGTGGCGCAGGAAACCCGGCAGCAAGTGGAGTAACTATGATTGGGGGTTTTCATTGGAATTACTGCCCAATTGATTATTATTCAGTACATACAACTGATACTTCATGGGATACAATAGGGATTAATTCAGCTTGTTCTGCAGGACCAAGTTCTTCCAATATGCCGCCTGGCTTAAATGCCAGCAGTGCATTTTGGGTGGGCTTCTTTAAGCCAACACCACCTGCTACCAATATTCAGAATTATACGAAAGGACAGTTCAATGGTGCTGGAGCTCCATTTTCTTCTCTGGCAGCTTTAAAGGCAGCTATATTAAATAGAAACAATTGGACTGCTTTGAAATATGATGATCCTACAGTTGTTAATGTACCTACGGGATATTCTTTTTATTCTGCTTGTACAGCACCTGCGATAACATCCCAGCCAAGCGCAAGTACAATTTGCGCAGGAGTAACTACTACTTTTACTGTTGCTGCAAATAATGCTACTGGTTACCAATGGCAAGTTGACCAGGGAGCAGGATTTATCAATATCAGTAATAATTCACAATATTCAGGAACTACAACAGCTACATTAACTATAACAGGAGCAACAGCTGCTTTTAATGGTTATATATATAGATTAATAGCAACAGGCACTTGTGCACCGGTAGCTGTATCCAATGGAGCGACTTTGACGGTTAATTCTTCGCCATCTGTTAATTCGCAGCCAAGTTCAAAAACTATTTGTGCAGGATCTAACACAACTTTCTCTGCAGTATTTAGCAATGCTACAGGTTATCAATGGCAAGTAGATCAGGGAGCAGGATTTATCAATATCAGTAATGAAACACCATATTCAGGAGCCACCACAGCAACATTGACTATAACAGGAGCAACAGCTGCTTTGAATGGTTATGCATACAGAGTTGTAGCTACTGGATCTTGTTCGCCTGCGGCAACATCCAACAGTGCAACACTGACAGTAAATTCAGCACCTGCGATAACATCCCAGCCAAGTGCAGGTACCATCTGCGCAGGAGCAACAACTACTTTTACAGCAACAGCAAGCAATGCTACAGGTTACCAATGGCAAGTAGATCAGGGAGCGGGTTTTATCAATATCAGCAATGGAGCACCATATTCAGGAGCTACATCCTCTACATTAACAATAACAGGAGCAACATCTGCTTTGAATGGTTACGCTTACAGAGTTGTAGCTACTGGATCTTGTTCGCCTGCGGCAACATCCAACAGTGCAACACTGACAGTAAATTCAGCACCTGCGATAACATCCCAGCCAAGTGCAAGAACTGTTTGTGCGGGATCTAACACAACTTTCTCGGCAGTATTTAGCAATGCTACAGGTTACCAATGGCAAGTTGATCAGGGAGCAGGATTTATCAATATCAGCAATGGAGCACCATATTCAGGAGCCACCACAGGAACATTAACTATAACAGGAGCAACATCTGCTTTGAATGGTTACGCTTACAGAGTTGTAGCTACTGGAGCTTGTTCGCCTGCGGCAACATCCAACAGTGCAACATTGACAGTAAATTCAGTACCTGCGATAGCTTCTCAGCCAAGTGCAAGAACTATTTGTGCGGGATCTAACACAACTTTCTCTGCAGTATTTAACAATGCTACAGGTTATCAATGGCAAGTTGATCAGGGAGCGGGTTTTATCAATATCAGCAATGTAGCACCATATTCTGGAGCTACATCCTCTACATTAACGATAACAGGAGCAACATCTGCTTTGAATGGTTACGCTTACAGAGTTGTAGCTACTGGATCTTGTTCGCCTGCGGCAACATCCAACAGTGCAACACTGACAGTAAATTCAGCACCTGCGATAACATCCCAGCCAAGTGCAAGAACTGTTTGTGCGGGATCTAACACAACTTTCTCGGCAGTATTTAGCAATGCTACGGGTTACCAATGGCAAGTTGATCAGGGAGCAGGATTTATCAATATCAGCAATGGAACACTATATTCAGGAGCTACCACAGGAACATTGACTATAACAGAAGCAACAGCGGGATTAAATGGTTATGCTTACAGAGTTGTAGCTACTGGAGCTTGTTCGCCTGCGGCAACATCCAACAGTGCAACACTGACAGTAAATTCAGCACCTGCGATAACATCCCAGCCAAGTGCAGGTACCATCTGCGCAGGAGCAACAACTACTTTTACAGCAACAGCAAGCAATGCTACAGGTTACCAATGGCAAGTAGATCAGGGAGCGGGTTTTATCAATATCAGCAATGGAGCACCATATTCAGGAGCTACATCCTCTACATTAACAATAACAGGAGCAACAGCGGGATTAAATGGTTACTTATATAGAGTTGTTGCATCAGGGGTTTGTGCACCTACAGCAACATCCAACAGTGTAGCTTTGACAGTATCATCAGTTAGTGCATCTGCAACTAAAAATAATGTAAGCTGTAATGGCGGATCCAATGGATCAATTACACTCACTCCATCTGGCGGAACTGCGCCGTACACATATAACTGGGGCGGTGGTATCCTTACAAAGGACAGAGCGGGATTAACAGCGGGAACTTATACTGTAACTGTAAAAGATGCCAATGGATGTACAGGAAATGTATCTGTAACAATAACAGAACCAACAGCATTGGTAGCAACAGCAGGATCACAAACCAATGTGTCTTGTAATGGTAGTGCAACTGGTTCCGCAACAGTGAATGTTACTGGCGGAACTGGATTATACTCTTACAGTTGGTCACCAAGTGGAGGAACAGCAGCTACCGCAAACGGCCTTGCAGCAGGACCATACCTAGTCACTGTAACAGATGCCAATGGTTGTCAGACAACTCAATCATTTACAATCACCCAAGCAGATGTGGTGAATGCGCCGACTGGTATTACAACACAAACTTTCAATTCGGGAGATACACTGAGTGTACTGATTGTTAATGGTCAGGGAATTAAATGGTATGCAACAGCTACTGATGCGACAGATCACATCAATGCTTTACCGATGACTACTTTAATAGTAAATAATAAATCTTATTACGCTACTCAGACAATTGGTGGATGCGAGTCTAAAACGTCGCTAGCTGTTTTGGCTTATAATGATACTTTAGGAGTGAATAATCCGAGCAGTAATATCAAGCTTCAAATTTATCCAAACCCAGTTAATGATATATTACATTTCAGTGGTGAAGATAAAATTACTAAGATTGTGATTATGTCTATTGATGGTAAGAAAATCTCTGAGAGAACAATGTCGAACGAAAGGAAACTAAACGTCCACACATTGATTCAAGGAACTTATCTGATTAACATCTTTACAGATAAGGGTGTACAAACAATCAAGTTTGTTAAGAAATAA